One genomic window of Gossypium hirsutum isolate 1008001.06 chromosome D11, Gossypium_hirsutum_v2.1, whole genome shotgun sequence includes the following:
- the LOC107912869 gene encoding NAC domain-containing protein 86: MAPVSLPPGFRFHPTDEELVAYYLKRKINGRKIDLEIIPEVDLYKCEPWDLPGKSLLPSKDLEWYFFSPRDRKYPNGSRTNRATKSGYWKATGKDRKVNSQTRGVGVKKTLVYYRGRAPHGSRTDWVMHEYRLDERECESASTGFNDAYALCRVFKKSATTTPKMIGEHYSTTVNNQIQITSEQSNSSLDLYSEGRCEESSDFGKPVDACSSSILNRSSSSIDDICDARDVKWMQCFSEDAFGLINPSFSTNATIPYAPSKVDVALECARLQQQMSLPPLEVEDFSQVGVANHKVMMRTAPMRETQHETDILEEILSVAHASQQLINQDAWGGSSSSNGHDFTFMNTMYQHQNQINDQMNCPLYTNQSLEGSSTRSTMVQGDRMVENLRWVGMSGKDFEQYCFMQENKVVPIQHISSFTDTGVQGESGHDYNSIVINDTGIKDNEIEDISHGFIEGDHFLDEGNIDDLRSSPSYEVVEDIKFNHGMLVSTRQVANTCFHQALPSQTVKVHQNPITATSYLQFQVGKPEPDEARYNIEKSFFRKLYSFTKGQCTESLSFMKWCKDTASGFLCMVMLLLMHTFYLEFEEDTISERLVDIGLNAKDSKKEKKGVAVFGYLLAKSNGRWNDFGLLMTILAFFLIISLVMCTLLASILILY; the protein is encoded by the exons ATGGCTCCTGTTTCATTACCACCTGGTTTTCGGTTCCATCCAACAGACGAGGAGCTTGTCGCTTATTATCTCAAGAGAAAGATTAATGGCCGCAAGATTGATTTAGAGATCATCCCTGAAGTGGATCTTTACAAGTGCGAGCCTTGGGACTTACCAG GGAAATCATTGTTACCTAGCAAAGATCTGGAATGGTATTTTTTTAGCCCTCGAGATCGCAAGTATCCGAATGGATCAAGAACCAATCGAGCAACAAAATCTGGGTATTGGAAAGCCACAGGGAAAGATAGGAAAGTGAACTCCCAGACGCGAGGTGTAGGAGTGAAAAAAACCTTGGTTTACTATCGAGGGAGAGCTCCCCATGGTTCTCGAACCGACTGGGTTATGCATGAATACCGACTCGACGAGCGAGAATGTGAATCTGCTTCCACCGGCTTCAAT GACGCTTATGCTCTTTGTCGCGTGTTTAAGAAAAGTGCGACGACTACCCCCAAGATGATTGGGGAGCATTACTCAACTACTGTGAATAATCAGATTCAGATTACTAGTGAGCAGTCTAATTCTAGCCTTGATTTATATTCCGAGGGTAGATGCGAAGAGAGTTCCGATTTTGGGAAACCCGTGGACGCTTGTTCATCCAGTATTCTCAATAGATCATCATCTTCCATTGACGACATTTGTGATGCTAGAGATGTTAAATGGATGCAATGCTTCTCTGAAGACGCATTTGGATTAATTAATCCTTCCTTTTCGACCAATGCAACCATTCCCTATGCTCCATCTAAG GTTGATGTAGCACTAGAGTGTGCGAGGTTACAGCAGCAGATGTCATTGCCTCCACTGGAAGTTGAAGATTTCTCTCAAGTTGGAGTCGCCAATCACAAAGTGATGATGCGAACTGCTCCAATGCGTGAAACCCAACATGAAACTGACATATTAGAGGAAATTCTTTCCGTTGCTCATGCTTCCCAGCAACTGATAAATCAAGATGCTTGGGGCGGAAGCAGTTCCAGTAATGGTCATGATTTTACCTTTATGAATACCATGTACCAACACCAAAATCAAATCAATGATCAGATGAATTGTCCACTGTACACGAATCAATCATTAGAAGGATCGAGTACAAGGTCGACAATGGTGCAGGGAGATCGAATGGTTGAAAATTTGAGATGGGTGGGAATGTCGGGCAAAGATTTTGAGCAG TATTGTTTCATGCAAGAAAACAAGGTTGTTCCAATACAACATATTTCGAGTTTTACAGACACTGGGGTTCAAG GTGAAAGTGGACATGATTACAACAGCATTGTTATCAATGACACAGGGATCAAAGATAATGAAATCGAAGATATTTCGCATGGATTCATCGAAGGCGATCACTTTTTGGACGAAGGTAATATAGATGATCTAAGAAGCTCACCAAGCTATGAGGTTGTCGAGGACATTAAATTTAATCATGGAATGTTGGTTTCAACTCGGCAAGTAGCCAACACATGCTTTCACCAGGCACTGCCTTCTCAAACAGTTAAGGTTCACCAAAATCCAATTACAGCGACTAGCTACCTGCAGTTCCAGGTGGGGAAACCAGAGCCAGATGAAGCAAGATATAACATAGAAAAATCTTTCTTCAGAAAGCTATATTCATTCACCAAAGGGCAGTGTACGGAAAGCCTCAGCTTCATGAAGTGGTGTAAAGACACTGCAAGTGGTTTCCTTTGCATGGTGATGCTTCTCTTAATGCATACCTTTTATCTTGAGTTTGAAGAAGACACAATAAGTGAGAGATTGGTGGATATTGGATTGAATGCAAAGGACAGTAAGAAGGAGAAGAAGGGTGTTGCAGTTTTCGGATATTTGTTGGCTAAGAGTAATGGCCGGTGGAATGATTTTGGCTTGCTTATGACAATCTTGGCATTTTTTCTCATCATTTCTTTGGTTATGTGTACATTGTTAGCAAGCATTTTGATTTTATACTAA